The following are from one region of the Dermacentor albipictus isolate Rhodes 1998 colony chromosome 5, USDA_Dalb.pri_finalv2, whole genome shotgun sequence genome:
- the LOC135920239 gene encoding adult-specific rigid cuticular protein 15.5-like produces MKTSALFLTAVLLPAAVWAVPAVPAGAVTNRFFNTDGQGAYQYGYDWAFPAGEGAFQRESGDAQGRKQGSYGLKYADGTVRIVSYVADEGGFRVSVSTNEPGTKPSSPADALFQLPQGPYQATPYEAPKVEKTSQPVRPQSQTKPATSESVPAVPVAATAPKATVATTAPRLVFPATLHYHPHPRGPVIYSHPTGVIPVHGRVVYGF; encoded by the exons ATGAAG ACGTCCGCCTTGTTCCTGACAGCCGTGCTGTTGCCGGCAGCCGTGTGGGCGGTGCCTGCGGTCCCGGCAGGCGCTGTGACCAACCGATTCTTCAACACTGAT GGTCAAGGAGCCTACCAGTACGGATACGACTGGGCGTTCCCGGCCGGTGAGGGCGCCTTTCAGCGCGAGTCCGGAGATGCCCAAGGACGCAAGCAGGGCTCCTACGGCCTCAAGTATGCCGACGGGACAGTGCGCATCGTCAGCTACGTGGCCGACGAAGGCGGCTTCCGAGTGAGCGTGTCCACAAACGAACCCGGAACGAAGCCATCGTCTCCGGCGGATGCCCTTTTCCAACTGCCCCAGGGACCCTACCAAGCGACACCGTACGAAGCCCCGAAGGTGGAGAAGACCTCACAGCCGGTGAGGCCACAGAGCCAGACCAAGCCCGCCACGTCGGAGAGCGTGCCAGCGGTTCCTGTTGCCGCCACTGCGCCAAAAGCGACGGTCGCGACTACGGCTCCAAGGCTGGTGTTCCCTGCAACCCTGCACTACCATCCACACCCTCGCGGGCCGGTCATCTATTCGCACCCGACTGGCGTAATTCCCGTGCACGGCAGGGTCGTGTATGGATTTTAA